TAATTCTTCTAAATTATGTTGTATTACTCTCCtcaaagtcagtttaggtctacctcttcttttctttctatcctctatacTAATAACCTAATGTATTCTACTTATCTAACAGGagcttccgtatgtctacgcttcatatgaccaaaccacctcaatctcctttctctcaacttatcctcaattggtaccactcttaccttttctttaatactctcattactAGTATAATATGatcactcatctaccttaacattcttatCTCTGTAACTTTTATTTTAGgtataataataaataagactcatatatatatatatatatatatatatatatatatatatatttaatggtACACTCGAAATCTTGATTATATGGTGAACTGAATTAGGTAAAAAAAATCCCATATTTCTAGTGAGATGATGCAACAAGGAATTGTATTTATTCTTGACATTGTATTTATAGTTGATCTTCCATGACAGTTGCTAGAACTTTCAAAAAACAGCTACTTAAATTCTAAAAGACTTCCATCAGATTTATTTCTTATAGTAAATGGACTATAAGTAGTTAATCAGCTTCCGTTCTTCTGGCCATCATCCTTGTCATTTTCGATCTCAAAAGCTGAAATTGGGAACGAGCTGCCCAGACCACTGGCTATTGCAAACTCAATCTTGCCAGAAGAAGGATCTTTGATGTAGATAATAGAAAGGTAAAACCAAGTAAAAAACTCCTTACTCTTGACGCCAGTTACATTTCTTAGTCGACCCTTCTCAATAAAAGCTGTGACTTCAGTATCATAATGGGCAGTCCTGTTAATGAGGTGAAACTTGTGCACTTTCTTGTTCTTCTGCTTGAGCCAAATAAATCCAGTGGATCGGTTGTAGCCGAGCTCAATGATATCCAAGGGTAAGACACCGCGAGGAAGAGAAAAAGATTCCAGCAGTTCGTGAAATTTCTGCCTGCATAGATCTTCTCCATGGTAAATCTCTGCATTCTCTCTATGGAGTTTGATTAGCTCAGATGACATTGTAAGGTCTTCTTTCTTTATGAAGATGACAGTACGCAGATTGAAACTTTGGAGTGGATGACAATATATAAGGATGGATTTGGCTCTATATATGAATTCGGTAGTTGTAAAGCATTAAAAGCATCACATGATTTCACTTGTGTAGTCCAGTCTCTCTCAAGTATTTTGCAATAGCCATATAATTGAGGTTGAAACCTATGCTTTTGGGTGTAGTTGGGAAACTCATAAAGATGGTTGTTAGAGGTAGCAGTCAGTCATAAAGATGATGCATCTATCTATAAACCAACCCACTGCAATTATTGCTATGTTATCAATTTTAACAGTAGTGATTTTGAACATGCATGCT
The Hevea brasiliensis isolate MT/VB/25A 57/8 chromosome 15, ASM3005281v1, whole genome shotgun sequence genome window above contains:
- the LOC110661863 gene encoding uncharacterized protein LOC110661863, with the protein product MSSELIKLHRENAEIYHGEDLCRQKFHELLESFSLPRGVLPLDIIELGYNRSTGFIWLKQKNKKVHKFHLINRTAHYDTEVTAFIEKGRLRNVTGVKSKEFFTWFYLSIIYIKDPSSGKIEFAIASGLGSSFPISAFEIENDKDDGQKNGS